The following proteins are encoded in a genomic region of Halorussus lipolyticus:
- a CDS encoding DUF499 domain-containing protein has translation MSTHAPLDAIDDVLTLSPELTEGDSLIKGQIRLYDVDSDSDTLESDAERFFDRTLLTGGLEDSLKRLRDTLRGEDNNRLHEMYGPYGTGKSHQMVALYHCFQSPEVVGSWADGRIEGLADALSDDALPVVVSLQKSQYEYLWEPLFEALDYEPDEERYDEEGGYPTIDVIQEAVGDRTVAFFADELEDWFGSLSGRRKDANRGFLQALFETTSRPDTELFAFVSVLREGSDVHDILSREPGRVQVNMSNQVAIRDVLRHRLVDSIDDRSAMRSLVDQYIDAYADTDYVDLPDGLREEMYDTYPFHPVLIDSLKTRYFAETESGATRGMLYLFAKVLVDTYQETDLVTHGEVDAVEYNDELTRINVEHSRPDRCFDDIVERLADADIDYGRPILSTVLVYSLTPGLAEGATTSDIVLGTYHVGDRINDIIVDLERLQGEVYHLWRTEDRYVIREDENPRSLVKNAARDVDDDDALELIGEAVEDLFGAGSHAVGFNVTGELESVPDNQNIETVVKNGPWDENSVAEVIKNQPAGRQWRNTLVFVQPKNDKTISQSDQREKFLGKAKEVIGAEIRRGDENLSDEIRDKIDDLYDEYTDDLGERLDSAYGAILDGNDLLDEFDRAAKMSLENFVPAEPKLDAGNVAAAVEADPFDLQRHVWDLVRDRLETRSETTIDDIYEQFLMEPAYPIPGNARAVVDAVEDGLSDEPVLAHDGKGFEDELRGLSRDTTLVLERDVETWSTEEVESELRSRFSEGTGEVDLGTFELDIRQRTDVRIDTDPEDAVKMAAGRLTNDDHYVLVSGNEILDKVRPDATLRDVSDAETIDSKTVHDRIEETIRSAGEADTNQVLTTIRNDTGVYLPHSDTDAGFRTAVSSLLSDGYRVKSGGNYVNTLGDRDPTDVVVAPMVPDDVGDRILDHVAGLERETTFQVQSIHRECAPDQSESAVEHFLLAHLGDDDPQYVVGATGSDDPGDWFPGAGFRIPPEEGWTFEYEGDSPSEMRAEWQASHESGSVAYGSLSFNTDGNGAAPGPLQEAAQFQQAQTVLQLELGQSHEVVADLLENVPESATGIDVTIQFE, from the coding sequence ATGAGTACCCACGCACCTCTCGACGCTATCGACGACGTGCTGACCCTCAGCCCCGAACTCACCGAGGGTGACAGCCTCATCAAGGGGCAGATTCGTCTCTACGATGTCGATAGCGACTCGGACACGCTGGAATCCGACGCCGAGCGGTTCTTCGACCGCACCCTGCTGACCGGCGGCCTCGAAGACTCCCTGAAGCGACTGCGCGACACCCTCCGGGGCGAGGACAACAATCGCCTCCACGAGATGTACGGTCCCTACGGTACCGGGAAGTCCCACCAGATGGTGGCGCTCTATCACTGCTTCCAGTCGCCCGAGGTCGTGGGGTCGTGGGCCGACGGTCGCATCGAGGGCCTCGCCGACGCGCTGTCGGACGACGCGCTCCCGGTCGTCGTCTCGCTCCAGAAATCCCAGTACGAGTACCTCTGGGAACCGCTGTTCGAGGCCCTCGACTACGAACCCGACGAGGAGCGATACGACGAGGAGGGCGGCTATCCCACCATCGACGTGATTCAGGAGGCCGTCGGCGACCGGACCGTCGCGTTCTTCGCCGACGAACTCGAAGACTGGTTCGGGTCGCTGAGCGGTCGGCGCAAGGACGCCAACCGGGGGTTCCTACAGGCGCTGTTCGAGACCACTTCTCGGCCCGACACCGAACTGTTCGCGTTCGTCTCGGTCCTCCGCGAGGGGTCGGACGTTCACGACATCCTCTCACGGGAACCGGGCCGCGTGCAGGTCAACATGTCGAATCAGGTGGCCATTCGGGACGTGCTTCGCCACCGCCTCGTGGACTCCATCGACGACCGCTCGGCGATGCGCTCGCTGGTGGACCAGTACATCGACGCCTACGCCGACACCGACTACGTGGACCTCCCCGACGGCCTCCGCGAGGAGATGTACGACACCTACCCCTTCCACCCGGTTCTCATCGACTCGCTGAAGACGCGCTACTTCGCGGAAACCGAGTCGGGCGCGACCCGCGGCATGCTCTATCTGTTTGCGAAGGTACTGGTCGATACCTATCAGGAAACCGACCTCGTGACTCACGGCGAAGTCGATGCGGTCGAGTACAACGACGAACTCACGCGCATCAACGTCGAACACTCCCGGCCCGACCGGTGTTTCGATGACATCGTGGAGCGACTCGCCGACGCCGACATCGACTACGGTCGGCCCATCCTCAGCACGGTCCTCGTCTACTCGCTCACCCCCGGTCTCGCCGAGGGCGCGACCACCTCCGACATCGTTCTGGGCACCTACCACGTCGGCGACCGAATCAACGACATCATCGTGGACCTCGAACGCCTGCAGGGCGAGGTGTATCACCTCTGGCGCACCGAGGACCGATACGTCATCCGCGAGGACGAGAATCCGCGCTCGCTCGTGAAGAACGCCGCCCGCGACGTGGACGACGACGACGCGCTGGAACTCATCGGCGAGGCCGTCGAAGACCTGTTCGGCGCGGGGTCCCACGCAGTCGGGTTCAACGTCACGGGCGAACTCGAAAGCGTCCCCGACAACCAGAACATCGAGACGGTCGTCAAGAACGGACCGTGGGACGAGAACAGCGTCGCCGAGGTCATCAAGAACCAACCCGCCGGTCGCCAGTGGCGCAACACGCTCGTGTTCGTCCAACCGAAAAACGACAAGACGATTTCCCAGTCCGACCAACGGGAGAAGTTCCTCGGGAAGGCCAAGGAGGTCATCGGCGCGGAGATTCGCCGCGGCGACGAGAATCTGTCCGACGAGATTCGGGACAAGATAGACGACCTGTACGACGAGTACACCGACGACCTCGGAGAGCGCTTGGACAGCGCCTACGGCGCGATACTCGACGGGAACGACCTCCTCGACGAGTTCGACCGCGCGGCCAAGATGTCGCTGGAGAACTTCGTCCCTGCGGAACCGAAACTGGACGCCGGCAACGTCGCGGCCGCCGTCGAGGCCGACCCCTTCGACCTCCAGCGACACGTCTGGGACCTCGTTCGTGACCGACTCGAAACTCGCTCGGAGACGACCATAGACGACATCTACGAGCAGTTCCTGATGGAACCGGCCTACCCCATCCCCGGAAACGCCCGCGCGGTGGTCGATGCGGTCGAGGACGGACTGTCGGACGAACCGGTTCTGGCCCACGACGGGAAGGGGTTCGAGGACGAACTCCGGGGCCTGAGTCGGGACACCACACTGGTCCTCGAACGCGACGTCGAAACGTGGTCGACCGAGGAGGTCGAGTCGGAACTCCGGAGTCGGTTCAGTGAGGGGACCGGCGAGGTGGACCTCGGGACCTTCGAACTCGACATCAGACAGCGGACCGACGTGCGGATAGACACGGACCCCGAGGATGCGGTCAAGATGGCCGCCGGGCGGTTGACGAACGACGACCACTACGTGCTGGTGAGCGGGAACGAAATCCTCGACAAGGTGCGCCCGGACGCGACGCTCCGGGACGTTTCGGACGCCGAGACTATCGATTCGAAGACAGTCCACGACCGAATCGAGGAGACGATACGGTCTGCCGGTGAGGCCGACACCAATCAGGTCCTCACCACGATTCGAAACGATACCGGCGTCTATCTCCCTCACAGCGACACCGACGCTGGCTTCCGGACCGCCGTGAGTTCGTTGCTCTCGGATGGCTACCGAGTCAAGTCTGGCGGCAACTACGTGAATACCCTCGGCGACCGGGACCCGACGGATGTCGTCGTCGCGCCGATGGTCCCCGACGACGTGGGCGACCGGATTCTGGACCACGTTGCTGGCCTCGAACGCGAGACCACCTTCCAAGTCCAGTCGATTCACCGGGAGTGTGCGCCCGACCAATCGGAGTCTGCGGTCGAACACTTCCTGCTCGCTCACCTCGGCGACGACGACCCCCAGTACGTCGTCGGCGCGACCGGTTCCGACGACCCCGGCGACTGGTTCCCCGGCGCTGGCTTCCGAATCCCGCCCGAGGAGGGGTGGACGTTCGAGTACGAGGGCGATAGTCCCTCGGAGATGCGGGCCGAGTGGCAGGCGTCCCACGAATCCGGGTCGGTCGCCTACGGGTCGCTGTCGTTCAACACAGACGGGAACGGCGCGGCACCCGGTCCGCTACAGGAGGCCGCCCAGTTCCAGCAAGCCCAGACCGTCCTCCAACTCGAACTGGGTCAGTCCCACGAAGTCGTCGCGGACCTGCTGGAGAACGTCCCCGAGTCGGCCACCGGAATCGACGTGACCATCCAGTTCGAATGA
- a CDS encoding DUF1156 domain-containing protein, with protein MSKQDQSDDEEGRTELPIERGFPIERVNEIAEKEGRAKQWYRPIYTMHKWWARRPGCLFRAIALYALLDDDMDPEDFEVYEPGRNQTLGSAGRTREDLAEKISEVDMEDPESLWEFYPKDVRVADKKVLDPFMGGGTSLVESSRFGAETVGVDLNPVAWFVTKKELEAGQTSVEELERAFEQVRDDVADEITQYYRTPCPNGDHEAREDHDADVMYNFWVKELDCVSCGHTVPLFKDYRVAKGRYDNDDKYNCLCPDCGAVTLVDDWQDDSECDDCGHEWVPEEGNVSRGGYYNCPECGQKESITDGIQEQGGYDLRLYAVEYYCEECDQQGLDKSAHKGYKQAEAADKRLFEEARREWQTRTDLHEYVPDEEIPPGHMTSERNPVFDHGYEEWTDLFNQRQLLSLAKLLRSINDISSDNLRELLLVAFSNTLCTNNEFTGYDQSYNKIQHLFKTNSFDPPQTPCEGNVWGATFGRGTFESIYDMVKSAVEYANAPTDRYIEDGETIETDEFAQPIGLDSEVYQDDMRNISAEDEYDAVITDPPYYDNIIYSEVADYFYVWQKILLEDEYPGFDREKTPRAESIVTNPYLDKTTDDFEHEMGEALSVVNDALKDDGVLAFTYHHSDEESWGELLQSLCETGFEVTATYPINSDLNKFIGGEAVSFDIVIVARPTDDRTPISWRRLRIDIRNELDDLQDALEEREDLKRGDMGVIEMGACFAEYSKHHGEVRRSGDIMTAKEAVEEIYGILQDDALGEDDVYLDLLREADPTYNNLNKLLRRSDSSEEELREKRLFRVDGDEFVLGDWRDEQRQAYVQSKVEDGNGDVTDLDRTHFLRYRYEHDKSTAEYLDRWSTDELQELCEGLADATGDGTYLKMLGLDATLAEFTE; from the coding sequence ATGTCGAAGCAGGACCAGTCCGACGACGAGGAGGGGCGAACGGAACTCCCCATCGAGCGCGGGTTTCCCATCGAGCGGGTGAACGAAATCGCCGAGAAGGAGGGCCGCGCCAAGCAGTGGTATCGACCCATCTACACGATGCACAAGTGGTGGGCGCGCCGACCGGGGTGTCTGTTCCGCGCGATTGCCCTCTACGCACTGCTGGACGACGACATGGACCCCGAGGACTTCGAGGTGTACGAACCCGGTCGGAACCAGACCCTCGGGAGCGCCGGGCGGACCCGCGAGGACCTCGCAGAGAAGATTTCGGAAGTCGATATGGAGGACCCCGAGTCGCTGTGGGAGTTCTACCCCAAGGACGTTCGCGTCGCGGACAAGAAAGTCCTCGACCCCTTCATGGGCGGTGGCACCTCGCTGGTCGAGTCCTCGCGCTTCGGCGCGGAGACGGTCGGCGTGGACCTCAACCCCGTCGCGTGGTTCGTCACGAAGAAGGAACTCGAAGCGGGCCAGACCAGCGTCGAGGAGTTAGAACGCGCCTTCGAGCAGGTCAGAGACGACGTGGCGGACGAGATAACCCAGTACTACCGGACGCCCTGTCCCAACGGCGACCACGAGGCCCGCGAGGACCACGACGCGGACGTGATGTACAACTTCTGGGTGAAGGAACTCGATTGCGTCTCCTGCGGGCACACGGTGCCGCTGTTCAAGGACTACCGCGTGGCGAAGGGTCGGTACGACAACGACGACAAGTACAACTGCCTGTGTCCGGACTGCGGCGCGGTCACGCTGGTCGATGATTGGCAGGACGACAGCGAGTGCGACGACTGCGGCCACGAGTGGGTGCCCGAGGAGGGCAACGTGAGTCGCGGCGGGTACTACAACTGTCCCGAGTGCGGGCAGAAGGAGTCCATCACGGACGGGATTCAGGAGCAGGGCGGGTACGACCTGCGACTCTACGCGGTGGAATACTACTGCGAGGAGTGCGACCAACAGGGTCTGGACAAGAGCGCCCACAAGGGGTACAAGCAGGCCGAGGCCGCCGACAAACGACTATTCGAGGAGGCCAGACGCGAGTGGCAGACGCGGACCGACCTCCACGAGTACGTGCCCGACGAGGAAATCCCGCCGGGTCACATGACCTCGGAGCGGAATCCGGTGTTCGACCACGGGTACGAGGAGTGGACGGACCTATTCAACCAACGTCAGTTACTCAGTTTAGCCAAACTTCTTCGTTCTATCAATGACATTTCGTCAGATAACCTCCGTGAACTGCTGTTAGTTGCGTTCAGCAACACGCTCTGCACTAATAACGAGTTTACTGGATACGACCAGAGCTATAACAAAATACAACATCTATTTAAGACTAATTCGTTTGACCCACCACAAACCCCGTGTGAGGGTAACGTTTGGGGGGCAACGTTTGGTCGTGGTACATTCGAATCCATCTACGATATGGTGAAAAGTGCGGTTGAGTACGCCAACGCCCCGACTGACCGTTACATCGAGGACGGCGAGACCATCGAAACCGACGAGTTCGCCCAACCCATCGGTCTCGATTCGGAGGTCTACCAAGACGACATGCGGAACATCTCCGCCGAGGACGAGTACGACGCGGTGATTACCGACCCGCCCTACTACGACAACATCATCTACTCGGAGGTGGCCGACTACTTCTACGTCTGGCAGAAGATTCTCCTCGAAGACGAGTACCCCGGTTTCGACCGCGAGAAGACCCCGCGGGCCGAATCCATCGTCACGAACCCCTACCTCGACAAGACCACCGACGACTTCGAACACGAGATGGGCGAAGCCCTCTCGGTGGTCAACGACGCGCTGAAAGACGACGGCGTGCTGGCGTTCACCTACCATCACAGCGACGAAGAATCGTGGGGTGAACTCCTCCAATCGCTGTGCGAGACCGGCTTCGAAGTGACCGCGACCTACCCAATCAACTCCGACTTGAACAAGTTCATCGGGGGCGAGGCCGTCTCGTTCGACATCGTTATCGTCGCCAGACCCACCGACGACCGCACGCCCATCAGTTGGCGTCGGCTTCGAATCGACATCCGGAACGAACTCGACGACTTGCAGGACGCGCTGGAGGAGCGCGAGGACCTCAAGCGCGGCGACATGGGCGTCATCGAGATGGGGGCGTGTTTCGCCGAGTACTCCAAGCACCACGGCGAGGTCCGCCGGTCAGGCGACATCATGACCGCCAAGGAGGCCGTCGAGGAGATTTACGGTATCCTCCAAGACGACGCGCTGGGCGAGGACGATGTGTATCTGGACCTCCTCCGGGAGGCCGACCCGACCTACAACAACCTGAACAAACTCCTGCGCCGGAGCGACTCCTCGGAGGAGGAACTGCGCGAGAAGCGCCTGTTCCGCGTCGATGGCGACGAGTTCGTCCTCGGCGACTGGCGCGACGAACAGCGACAGGCCTACGTCCAGTCCAAAGTCGAGGACGGGAACGGCGACGTGACCGACCTCGACCGGACGCACTTCCTGCGGTACCGCTACGAACACGACAAGTCCACCGCCGAGTACCTCGACCGGTGGTCCACCGACGAGTTGCAGGAACTCTGCGAGGGACTGGCCGACGCCACCGGCGACGGGACCTACCTCAAGATGCTCGGCCTCGACGCGACCCTCGCGGAGTTCACCGAGTAA